Proteins from a genomic interval of Hydrogenophaga sp. PAMC20947:
- a CDS encoding deoxyribodipyrimidine photo-lyase, with translation MNSYDKGLMWFRRDLRTEDNAALYHALKACRQVWCVFVFDTDILDGLLERGLQADRRVEFIHRSLAELDTRLQALGRAEGAKGVGLIVRHARAQDAIPELAQALQVQAVFANHDDEPASHARDAHVLGALAHQGIMFHGYKDHVVFERREVLTQAGHAFGVFTPYKNAWLKNLEPFHLKSYPVARYAESLAPVRAPWNAPAPSLSAMGFETTNLSQLKVPTGAQGAHQLFEDFAERIDRYHASRDFPAVKGPSYLSVHLRFGTISIRQVASVAYAMHVQGMQGASTWLSELIWRDFYHQVLANYPHVVGQAFKPEYDQIKFEHGKHAKSLFAAWCEGRTGYPLVDAAMAQINQTGYMHNRLRMVVASFLVKDLGIDWRWGEQYFADHLIDFDLAANNGGWQWASSSGCDAQPYFRIFNPVTQSERFDPSGKFIRRYLPQLANMPDVAIHAPWKARELDLAEGGLTLGQNYPRPIVDHAEARERTLLRYAVVKKPTSQAATRKAAT, from the coding sequence ATGAACAGTTATGACAAAGGTCTGATGTGGTTCCGACGCGATTTGCGAACGGAAGACAACGCCGCTCTGTACCACGCACTCAAGGCCTGCCGACAGGTGTGGTGTGTGTTTGTGTTCGACACCGACATTCTCGATGGCCTGCTGGAACGCGGGCTGCAGGCTGACCGCCGGGTGGAGTTCATACACCGATCGCTGGCCGAGCTCGATACCCGCCTGCAGGCGCTGGGCCGGGCCGAAGGCGCAAAAGGCGTGGGCCTGATCGTTCGCCACGCACGTGCTCAGGACGCCATTCCTGAATTGGCGCAGGCGCTGCAAGTTCAGGCGGTGTTTGCCAATCACGACGATGAGCCGGCAAGCCATGCCCGGGATGCCCATGTGCTGGGCGCCCTGGCCCACCAGGGCATCATGTTCCATGGCTACAAGGACCATGTGGTGTTTGAGCGCCGCGAGGTACTCACCCAGGCCGGTCATGCGTTCGGGGTTTTCACACCCTACAAAAACGCCTGGCTCAAAAATCTGGAGCCGTTTCACCTGAAATCCTATCCGGTCGCGCGCTACGCGGAATCACTCGCTCCGGTGCGGGCGCCCTGGAACGCTCCGGCGCCCAGTTTGAGCGCCATGGGCTTTGAAACCACCAATCTGTCCCAACTCAAGGTCCCCACCGGGGCTCAGGGTGCCCACCAGCTGTTCGAAGATTTTGCGGAACGCATCGACCGGTACCACGCCAGCCGCGACTTCCCTGCGGTCAAGGGCCCCAGCTACCTCAGCGTGCACCTGCGCTTTGGCACCATCTCCATCCGCCAGGTTGCTTCAGTTGCCTACGCCATGCATGTGCAGGGCATGCAAGGTGCCAGCACCTGGCTGTCCGAGCTGATCTGGCGCGACTTCTACCACCAGGTCCTCGCCAACTACCCGCACGTGGTCGGACAGGCTTTTAAGCCCGAATACGACCAGATCAAGTTTGAACACGGCAAACACGCCAAGTCTTTGTTTGCCGCCTGGTGCGAAGGCCGCACCGGCTACCCGCTGGTGGACGCCGCCATGGCGCAGATCAACCAGACCGGCTACATGCACAACCGCCTGCGCATGGTGGTGGCCAGTTTTCTGGTGAAAGACCTGGGGATTGACTGGCGCTGGGGCGAACAGTACTTCGCAGACCACCTGATCGACTTTGATCTGGCGGCCAACAATGGCGGTTGGCAATGGGCCAGTTCCAGCGGGTGCGATGCACAGCCCTATTTCCGCATTTTCAACCCGGTCACCCAGAGCGAACGCTTTGACCCGTCAGGCAAATTCATCCGGCGCTACTTGCCTCAACTCGCCAATATGCCCGATGTAGCCATTCATGCCCCCTGGAAAGCTCGGGAACTGGATCTCGCCGAAGGGGGGCTGACCCTTGGCCAAAACTACCCCCGCCCCATCGTCGACCATGCCGAGGCACGGGAGCGCACCTTGCTCCGCTATGCCGTGGTCAAAAAGCCGACCAGCCAAGCCGCCACTCGAAAAGCGGCGACCTAG